The DNA window TGGCTTTTCTGGATATAGATAAATTTAAATCAATTAACGATATCTTTGGGCATAATGAAGGGGATAAGGTTTTAAAAGAAGTAACTAATCTTTTTAAATCTACCCTACGGGAAGTGGATATCATCTGTCGTATGGGAGGAGATGAATTCTTGCTAATATTCCCCAATAGTTCCTTGCAAGATTCTCTTTTGATCAAAGAAAGATTAGACCTGAATTTATCTCAATTAAATCACACCCTAAAGGCATCCTATAAGATAGACCTTAGTATAGGCTTTTCGGAATATGATCCTGATGCTCCTCTCACCATTGATGAACTAATCCGGATAGCCGACCAGAAGATGTATGAAGAGAAGAGAAAGATAAAATAAAATAATAATAAAAAATATCCAATATCAAGAGGTTGTCTTGGAAGACAAGGGGATGGAGATCATAAAAGAGTAGATTAAATCCGGAAGGATTAAAGAGGTAAACCAGCAAGTAAAGAATACTATAAGGAGTAAGATGAGAAAAAAAATTGAAATTCAAGAAGAAAAACGAACCATAGATCCCATGATAAGCTCAAATCTAATAAACATTATAAATAGCCTGCCTTTCTATGTTATG is part of the Candidatus Atribacteria bacterium genome and encodes:
- a CDS encoding GGDEF domain-containing protein, which codes for MKDLARIDSLTGCYNRRYGLELLDRQMKLSHRSKSHLLLAFLDIDKFKSINDIFGHNEGDKVLKEVTNLFKSTLREVDIICRMGGDEFLLIFPNSSLQDSLLIKERLDLNLSQLNHTLKASYKIDLSIGFSEYDPDAPLTIDELIRIADQKMYEEKRKIK